A region of the Chryseobacterium cucumeris genome:
ATTTGAAAAAGGTCATAAGGAGATACTTTATAAGCAGGAATTTTTAAGGACTGTCTTTTATTTGTATTAATAGCAAGAAGTTTGGTTCAGCTTGGTGAACCAAACCTGACGGGTTTTTAAAACCCGTCAGGTTTATTAATTAATTTATACTTTAGGTCTAGGATGAGATTTTTCAGATTCCGAAAAATGTTTTTTTATTGTTTTACAACCTTATTTCCCACTCCAGTAATAGAAACATCCGGTTTCCCTGATTTTGTTCCTGAAGTTCTGTAGTAAACGGTGTTATCACCACCTTCCATGGATATTTTGTCTACTTTATCGATGTATATTTTGTTACCTGTTCCTGAGATTGTAACTTTTTTTGCACTCCCTTTTACCGTAAGCTTGTTATCACCACCTTCTACCTCAACAACGCCTCCGCTGAGTGTATAATTGAGTGTATGTCCTACACCTTCTACATGTACCACTTTATTGCCTTCGGTTTTCTCCACACCTTTTGTAGATTCTGTTTTTCTTGATTGTGAGAAAGCAGTAGCTGTTCCCAGCAACAGGAAAGTAAGAATTCCTGCGGTTTTAATATTCTTCATGCGAATTGGTTTTTTATTCGGGATAAATATAGATATAAAATGCTTTCTTCCAAGTATTTCAAAAGTTAAATCATCTTAAATAAAGAGTCTTCATATGGCATATTGTATATTCCAATAACAAAAAAGCCCCGGAAATCCGAAGCTTTACAATGGAATGGTATGCTGTAATATATATATTTACTTTACAATAACTCTCTTGATCTGTCCTTCTGAAGTTTTTACCAGATAAACACCGGTAGAAAGCGTAGAAGTATTGATTGTTAAAGCATTCTTTTCTTTTCCGATCAATTTTCCGGACATATCGTACAATTCGTAATCCTGTTTTCTGTTGAAATAAAGTGTATTTCCTTTGTTGACAGGGTTTGGAAATACATTGAAGGTTGCCTGTTCAGATTTTATCTCACCTGTTCCAAGCGTAGCAGGCATGGCTACTTCATACATGGATAAAGTTCCGCTGATCTCATTCGCAACGATCACATACCCTTTATTGGTTGTTGTATTTTCAGGGGCAATGTAAATGATTCCTTCAGGACCATTGTCTCCTCCGTATGCTGAAGTAGAACGGGAATGTTTGTAATCTGTAAACGTAGGGTTATTAGGGTTCGTAATATTATAAACCATAACACCTCCGGTTCTTTCCAGTGTGATGAAAGCATACGTCTGTCCGTTGATGTTTCCTAAAGCAACTCCTTCCGGTTCCGGACCTTTGGCGCGGCTTCTGTTTTTAATACCGTTAGACTCATTATCAGCATTGAAAATTAAAGGATGGTAAGCTGAAATATATCTTTCAAACTGATCTCCGCTGTCGTAGACAATCTGTTTAGTATCAGCATTGAAAATAGAGAAAGAACGTGCTCCTAAAGCCGCCATTTCTTCAAACTCCGAATCTCCATCCGTATTTCCTGTAGCAGATGAAACCCTGAATCTGCCAAGATTATAAGCCGCTTTTAAAATACCTGCATTCGGAAACAATACAGGATCTAAAGTATAACTGTTAGCACCTACTGTAGTTCTTTCGCTGAATCCTGAAAGATCTTTTTCATCACCTTCATTAGCGGTTATAATATAATTGGTGTTTCCTATTTTATAATTCTGTACAGCGTCCGGAACATAGTAAGCTTTTACCGGCCAGTTGGCAATTAAAACCTCTCCATTACTATCTGAGGCATCAAAACCGTTACCCGGAATACTCATGTCTTTTTTTCCCAATCCCCAGATTCCTGTGATGGTTTTTGTAACCAGATTAATCTCAGCGATGGCATTGTTTTCCTGAAGAGTTACCCATGCTTTCTGACTGTCGGCACTGATGGTTATATATTCCGGTTCCAGATCCTGAGAAAGGGTATTATTCGTTCTTACTTTTCTTAAACCGGTAGCGGTTAATGCTGCTACCTGATTATCAAAACTATTAAAATTAAGTGTCGCTACATTACTTTGGGTAAGATTTCCGATACCTCCGGAAATATCAATGATGCTGATGGTTCCTTCAGGATCTGCCGTATAGGCATCATTAGGTTCTCCTTCATTGGCGGTAACTACTTTTGTTCCGTCAGGGGAGAATGTCACCATATCCGGTAAAGCTCCTACAGTTACCTGCTTCAGGAAATTTCCATTGATGTCAAAAAATACTACAGATCCATTTTGCTGGGGATCAGTATTGGGAGAGGCGGCTGCAATGATTCCGTTTTTCACAGCGATACTTGTGATACCGCCATAAGGAGCCATATTCACTGTTTTTATGACTGAAGGTATTGAAGGATTACTGAAATCAATAATATCAAATACATCAGTAATCGAACTGATCGTGAATAAGCGTTGTGTTGACGGATCATGAACCACAATTTCCGTAGAACTGTTATTATTTCCTGAAGGATCAAAACTTAGAAGATAATTCAGCTGAATCTGATGGGAAGGAACCGGAGCCTGCTTATCATTATCTACAATATAAACGGTTGCGGAATTGTCTCCTGAAATAGTAGCTCCAACAGGATTTTCAAGGCTTACCACAAAATATTCAGCCTGCTGTTCTGCCACTGTGTCATCAATAATCGGAATATTGACGGTGTAACTCGTTGTAGATGGACTAATGTTAATAGTCTGATTGGCTAAAGTAAAATCATTGTTGTCAGCTGTACTGAAAGGTGCGGGTTTTACAACAAGGTTTACCGCAGAAGCCGAAGGATTGGTAATATTGATTTTAAATGCAAGATTTCCCGCATTTTCATTAACCTTAATAAAATTCTTTTCTAAAGCAACTGTTGTTCCGGCAGTAGTAAAAGTAGTGGAAGTGACAGTTGTAATTCCGTTATCACTGAAATCTTCAACCACATTGGGCTTAAGCGCTAAATAATAGGTCTGCCCCGGCACAAGTCCGGAAGCAGGAATTACAGTGATGGTATTGTTAGTGAATGTTGTAGTGAAAGGAATTGGGGTACCTGAAGAATTTCCCAGACGGAAATCAATAAGGTTCTGTGCATTGGAATCGTTGATCGCAGAATTATCTGTTAGCCTTATATTTTCGTTAAAAGATAAGGTCGGATTTAAAGCCGTCGAAGCATTATTGGTATTGTGAGCAGGTAAATAAGTAACCGTTGGTGGAGTAGTATCAGGGCCTCCCGCAGGAACGGCATCTACTGTAAAGTTATCAAAACGGTTGTTCCCGCCTGTTCCTCCTCCTGTTGCCGAAAATTCTACCTTTAATTTAAAGTTAGGGTTGTTATTAGCACCCGGTACAGCAGAAAAATCGAGTGTTATCAGCTGGGGATCTGCATCCTGAGGATACACGGTCTGAAACTGTACAAAAGTAGTTCCGTCTGTTGAATAAGACCAGGTCTGTGTTCCTGCTCCCTGACCGGATCTTCTGGTGGTGAACTTAACAATGATGTTATTATAGCCCGTTGTAGGAAGATTAAACTGTAAAGCTCCTCCAATCGGATTGTTGAATCTTAAATGGGCTCCGGAGCCATCACCGTTTCTTGCATTTAAATTTTGCAGACTAAAATTCTGTCCGGTACCTCCGGCAAAATCAATAACACTCGTTCCTCCTGTTATAGGTGCAAGAGAACCATTTACCATCGTAGAATTAGGGGTCGTAATTGTGGCTGCAGAAGCATTATCATTAAAATTCCAGTAATGAATCAGTGTCTGCCCGAAAAGACCGCTCTGAAAGAAGAATGCGGCAATCACAGACCCTTTTAATAGGTAATTGTTGATCATTTTTTATTTCAATTAGATAAATACAAAAATGAACTTTATACCTTGCAATTATTTTAATGGAACTTTAAAAAATGTTTAAAAAATAGGTTTATTTCCGATAAAATACAAAAAATTATGTTGAATAAGAAACTTTAGAATGAAAATTATTTTCCTGATTTTCCCGAAAAGTTTAAAATTGTACCTGATTTATTTCCTTCCAAAGGATGTTTCTGCATATAAAAATATCCTGAAACAGCAGTCACAAGCAAGAGTACAAAAATAACCAGAACAATTCTTTTTAACATGTCTCTCATAGCGCTAAATTTTTAATATCTCTAATTTCTAAAGTAGATGTAGGGTATCCCTTTTGTGTCACATTGATCATTGCTCTACCCACTTCGTGTAAAGTTAATGATTTTGACTGAAAAAATACAGGAAAAATCCAAATAAAAGGTTTAAAAAACCATTTTACATTGATTTGACCCTCAACAGGTTTCATAAATCCCGGACGGAAATTATAAGCGCCTCTGAAATTCATTCTTTTCAGATCATTTTCTGTTTTTCCTTTTACACGGGCCCACATCATTTTTCCACTCTCTGTGCTGTCTGTACCTGCCCCGGAAACATAGTTGAACACCATTTCAGGATTTTGGTTCAAAACAGCTTTTGCAAAATGAAGGGTTGTATCATAAGTGATTTGGGTGTATTCTTCTTCGTTCATGCCTATACTGCTAATTCCTGCACAGAAAAAGCAGGCATCATAACCTTTTAGTTTTTCATCATTCAGATCGAGCGAAAGAAAGTCAGGGACGAGATATTCTTTCAGCTTAGGATACGTTTTCCCGGAGGGTTTTCTGCTTATGCTCAGGATTTCGGAAACATCCGGGTTTTCAAGACATTCCATTAAAACACCTTCGCCTACCATTCCCGTAGCTCCTGTAAGAATTATTTTGATTGGGTTCATTGCTTTGCTATTGATATTGGATATGACGGATAGGGATAGGGTTTTACTTTAAAATTTTAGATAAAAGATAAAAGATGTTGTCTTAAATGTCTGGATTCAATAATTCAATAGGGATGGGCTTTAGCCCGCCTTAAAAATGAGCCGCCTTGTACTGGATTTAGCTA
Encoded here:
- a CDS encoding NAD-dependent epimerase/dehydratase family protein yields the protein MNPIKIILTGATGMVGEGVLMECLENPDVSEILSISRKPSGKTYPKLKEYLVPDFLSLDLNDEKLKGYDACFFCAGISSIGMNEEEYTQITYDTTLHFAKAVLNQNPEMVFNYVSGAGTDSTESGKMMWARVKGKTENDLKRMNFRGAYNFRPGFMKPVEGQINVKWFFKPFIWIFPVFFQSKSLTLHEVGRAMINVTQKGYPTSTLEIRDIKNLAL
- a CDS encoding choice-of-anchor I family protein, which translates into the protein MINNYLLKGSVIAAFFFQSGLFGQTLIHYWNFNDNASAATITTPNSTMVNGSLAPITGGTSVIDFAGGTGQNFSLQNLNARNGDGSGAHLRFNNPIGGALQFNLPTTGYNNIIVKFTTRRSGQGAGTQTWSYSTDGTTFVQFQTVYPQDADPQLITLDFSAVPGANNNPNFKLKVEFSATGGGTGGNNRFDNFTVDAVPAGGPDTTPPTVTYLPAHNTNNASTALNPTLSFNENIRLTDNSAINDSNAQNLIDFRLGNSSGTPIPFTTTFTNNTITVIPASGLVPGQTYYLALKPNVVEDFSDNGITTVTSTTFTTAGTTVALEKNFIKVNENAGNLAFKINITNPSASAVNLVVKPAPFSTADNNDFTLANQTINISPSTTSYTVNIPIIDDTVAEQQAEYFVVSLENPVGATISGDNSATVYIVDNDKQAPVPSHQIQLNYLLSFDPSGNNNSSTEIVVHDPSTQRLFTISSITDVFDIIDFSNPSIPSVIKTVNMAPYGGITSIAVKNGIIAAASPNTDPQQNGSVVFFDINGNFLKQVTVGALPDMVTFSPDGTKVVTANEGEPNDAYTADPEGTISIIDISGGIGNLTQSNVATLNFNSFDNQVAALTATGLRKVRTNNTLSQDLEPEYITISADSQKAWVTLQENNAIAEINLVTKTITGIWGLGKKDMSIPGNGFDASDSNGEVLIANWPVKAYYVPDAVQNYKIGNTNYIITANEGDEKDLSGFSERTTVGANSYTLDPVLFPNAGILKAAYNLGRFRVSSATGNTDGDSEFEEMAALGARSFSIFNADTKQIVYDSGDQFERYISAYHPLIFNADNESNGIKNRSRAKGPEPEGVALGNINGQTYAFITLERTGGVMVYNITNPNNPTFTDYKHSRSTSAYGGDNGPEGIIYIAPENTTTNKGYVIVANEISGTLSMYEVAMPATLGTGEIKSEQATFNVFPNPVNKGNTLYFNRKQDYELYDMSGKLIGKEKNALTINTSTLSTGVYLVKTSEGQIKRVIVK
- a CDS encoding DUF3060 domain-containing protein; the protein is MKNIKTAGILTFLLLGTATAFSQSRKTESTKGVEKTEGNKVVHVEGVGHTLNYTLSGGVVEVEGGDNKLTVKGSAKKVTISGTGNKIYIDKVDKISMEGGDNTVYYRTSGTKSGKPDVSITGVGNKVVKQ